CGCACTGGATCAGGAACCCGATGGTGGACATCAGCGTCGCCAACTATTCCAGCCAGCATGTGGTGGTGGAAGGCGCGTTGGTAAAGTCCGGCACGCAGTCGCTGACCACGGTGCCCCTGACGCTGGGCGAGGCGATCGCCAACGCGGGCGTGGACAACCAGAACGCCAACCTGTCCGACGTGGTGCTGACGCGCGGCGACCAGACTTACCACCTCGACATGAGCGGTTACGCGGGGAAGGGCGGCCCGGTCGGGAACATCTACCTGCAGGCGGGTGATCGCGTGCTGGTGCCCTACAACGATGCGCAAAAGGTTTACGTGATGGGTGAGGTCACCCGTCCGCAGGCGCTGCGCTTCAAGACCGGCGACATCACGTTGACGCAGGCGCTCGGCGATGCCGGCGGACTGAACGAGGTGACTTCCAAGGGCATGATCTATGTCGTGCGCGGCGCGTTCGACAAGGACGGTCATCAGGCGCAGCGCCCGACGGTTTACCAGCTCGACCTGAAATCACCGGCCGCGTTCGCGCTGGCCGACGGGTTCGACGTGAAACCCGGTGACGTGGTGTTCGCGTCGGCCGCCGGCGTCACGCGCTGGAACCGTTTCCTGAGCCAGTTGCTGCCGCTCACCAGCGCCTTGAGTGCGACGGCGGCGAGCAACTACTACATCAGCAAGTAGCGGAATCGGTCGGTGTGCAGACGGGGCGCCGCGCGGCGCCCCGTCTGCGTATCAGTGTCGGTCCTTCACGTACTGCGTGAACAGCTCGTGGATGCGGCGGTACTCGTCATACCAGTCGTCGGCGTGTTCGAATGCGTGGCGTTCCATCGGGTACAGCGACATCCAGAAGTTGTCCTTGTGCAGTTCGATGAAGCGCTGGTACAGGCGGATCGAATCGCCCGGCATCACGTTGTTGTCGATCAGCCCGTGCATGATCAGCAGCGGGTCCTGCAAATTCTTCGCGTATTCGATTGGCGAGGAAACCTTGTACGCCTCGGGATCGAGCTGCGGCGTGTTGAGGATGTCGGACGTGTAGCCGTCGTTGTAGCTGGTCCAGTCGGACGGCGGACGCAGCGCCGCACCCGCGGCGAATTCACCCGGCGCGCGCAGCAGCGCCATCTCGGTCATGAAGCCGCCGTAGGAACCGCCGTACACGCCGACGCGCTGCGGATCGACGTGGTGGTGCTTCACCAGCCAGGCCTTGCCGTCCAGCAGGTCTTCCAGTTCCGGATGGCCCATGTGCCGGTAGATCGCATCACGCCAGTCGCGGCCGTAGCCCGCCGAGCCGCGGTAATCCATGTCCAGCACCACGTAGCCTTCCTGCGCCAGCAGGTTGTTGAACATCTGCTCGCGGAAGTAGTACGACCAGTTCTTGTCGACGTCCTGCAGATAACCCGCGCCGTGCACGAAGAACACCGCCGGATGCGGGTGCGAGGTGTCGTAATCGGCGGACTGGTAGAACTTCGCCCACACGCCGAAATGACCGTGGCTCGAAGGCACCTTCACGAACTGCGGCTGCACCCAGGTGGACGACAGCGCCTTGTATTCCGGCGTGCGCGTGTCGGTGAGTTCATGCACGCCGCTGCCGTCGACGTTCACCACCGCCAGCTGCGGCGGAACGTATGCACTCGAATGCAGCACCGCGAGCTTCGAGCCATCCGGCGACAACTGGAAATCGTCCATGCCTTCGAAGTGCGTCACCTGTTCCAGCGCGCCGCCCGCGGCCGGCACGCGGTACACGTCGTAGTCGTACGGCGCCTCTCTGTTGGAACGCACATAGAACCACTTGCCGTCCGGCGACAGCACCGGCGTCGAAACTTCGGAGCCCGTCGCGGTCAACGCGCGCGCCTTGCCGTCCAGCGGCTTCACGAACAACTGCGCGTAACCCGAGGCTTCCGATTCGAACCACAGCGTGCGGTTGTCGGGCAGCCAGCCGAGTTCGTTGAAGCTCCAGTTGATCCAAGCCGGATCGGTGAGGCGATCCTGGGTCACCAGCTTGTGATTCGCAAAATCGACCGAGGTGATCCAGCGATCCTTGTGGTCGTTGGCGACCAGTTCCACCGCCAGCTGGCTGCCGTCGGCGCTCCACACGATCGCGGGGAACCCGGATTCACCGGACGCGACGAAATTGACCGACACCGCACGCGTCTTCGGCGCGGCCAGCGCGGCCGCTTCGTCGTCGTGTCCTTCCTGCTTCAATTGCGCGATGCGCTTCGCGCGCAGTTCGCGCAGCGGATCGTCGTGGATGCCGGGCAGGCCGTCCACCGCCAACGGATATTCCTTGTGCGCCTTGAGGTCCAGCAGCAGCAGCGACTGCGGCGCCGGATCGTTGTGTCCGACGTAGGTGCGCGCGTCCTCGGTTTCGGGATAGCCGGAATCGTTGACGTAATGCACCACCACCGGCCGCTTGCCGGGCTGGTTCGATTTCGGCACCGTCACCGCCAGCAGCCAGCGCGCATTCGGCGACAGCGAAGTCATCACCACGCGTACCTTGTCGCCAAGGTAGAACGGCGCTGCCGCGCGCGCGGGGTTTTCCGCATCCAGCTTGTCGTCGTGTTCGCGCACCGCGTCCTTGTCGGCCTTTTCGGCGCGCAGCGTCGAGAACAGGCTCAACTGCAGGCGCTCCATCTGGTCCGGCTTGGCGTCGGCGGGGTTGTCTTCCATCTTCAGCGTCGCGGCCGGCGCCACCACGCCCGTCGATGCATTCCACACGAACCATTGGTTGCCCTGGCTCCAGCTGACGATCTGGCCGTCATCGGAAATCTGCAGTCCGAACTTGTCGGCGTCGTCGCGCGTGAGCTGGCGCGTCGCGCCGGTCGCGACATCGCGCACGAACACGTCGCCGTGGCGGATGTATGCGGCGCGGTCGCGCGCATGGTCGAACATCGCGGAACCGTCGGCGCTCGCGAGTTCGGCGCCGGAAAGTTTCACCGGCGTGCCGCCGTCCGCCGGCACCCGGTAGAGATCACGGATCGACGAACCCTTGCGTTTCAGCTTGAAGTACACGCTGCGACCATCGACGCTCCAGTATTCGTCCTCGACCGGCGGCCCGATCCAGTCGGGATCGGCCATGATCTGTTCCAGCGTGAGTTTCTGCGCGGCGTTCGCGGGGGCGGCGGACGCCGTGTGCTGCGGCGCGGCGCAAGTGCCCGCACTGACCAGAAGGCAAACCAGGCCGGCAACGGCGATGCGATTCATGCGGTGACCCCCAGGACAAAGGAACGCAGCGTAGCCACACGCGATTCGCAGGCGCAAGCGCCGAAAGTCCTTATCTCCCTCTCCCCCAAGCAGTTTCATCGCTTGGCGGAGAGGGTTGGGGTGAAGGGGTAGGCTCTATCCGGGCGAAATTTTTTCGAAGCGGTCGAAGTCAAATCGCGCGGAGAAGCTTTATCGCGTGCGCGAGGCCACATCCGGCGCTAACCTGCCGGCATTCTTCCGCCGGGAGTCCGCCATGCGCCGCCTCGCCTTGTTCGCTGCCCTCGGTTTCCTGCCCGGCCTTGCATGCGCGCAAGCCACGCCCGGCAGCGGCGCCGGCCTCGACCAATCGCTGATCGACACCCGTCACGAGATTCCCGCAGTGCCACCACCGACCGCGCAGCACGACGTCACCGCA
The genomic region above belongs to Rhodanobacteraceae bacterium and contains:
- a CDS encoding Polysaccharide export lipoprotein Wza, whose amino-acid sequence is MMDMSDARRSSSATAVNARRLVHVVQVSVGAMALAALAGCAISPGQTMGVRSNNNDNGYVQLVPITPQLVTTQQASASAPAIPPALLDYRPQAYHIGPGDTLYITVWDHPELTSPAGSQQEGSANGRLVRPDGTLYYPYIGLLKVEGMTIEQARQAIASKLAHWIRNPMVDISVANYSSQHVVVEGALVKSGTQSLTTVPLTLGEAIANAGVDNQNANLSDVVLTRGDQTYHLDMSGYAGKGGPVGNIYLQAGDRVLVPYNDAQKVYVMGEVTRPQALRFKTGDITLTQALGDAGGLNEVTSKGMIYVVRGAFDKDGHQAQRPTVYQLDLKSPAAFALADGFDVKPGDVVFASAAGVTRWNRFLSQLLPLTSALSATAASNYYISK
- a CDS encoding Dipeptidyl peptidase IV produces the protein MNRIAVAGLVCLLVSAGTCAAPQHTASAAPANAAQKLTLEQIMADPDWIGPPVEDEYWSVDGRSVYFKLKRKGSSIRDLYRVPADGGTPVKLSGAELASADGSAMFDHARDRAAYIRHGDVFVRDVATGATRQLTRDDADKFGLQISDDGQIVSWSQGNQWFVWNASTGVVAPAATLKMEDNPADAKPDQMERLQLSLFSTLRAEKADKDAVREHDDKLDAENPARAAAPFYLGDKVRVVMTSLSPNARWLLAVTVPKSNQPGKRPVVVHYVNDSGYPETEDARTYVGHNDPAPQSLLLLDLKAHKEYPLAVDGLPGIHDDPLRELRAKRIAQLKQEGHDDEAAALAAPKTRAVSVNFVASGESGFPAIVWSADGSQLAVELVANDHKDRWITSVDFANHKLVTQDRLTDPAWINWSFNELGWLPDNRTLWFESEASGYAQLFVKPLDGKARALTATGSEVSTPVLSPDGKWFYVRSNREAPYDYDVYRVPAAGGALEQVTHFEGMDDFQLSPDGSKLAVLHSSAYVPPQLAVVNVDGSGVHELTDTRTPEYKALSSTWVQPQFVKVPSSHGHFGVWAKFYQSADYDTSHPHPAVFFVHGAGYLQDVDKNWSYYFREQMFNNLLAQEGYVVLDMDYRGSAGYGRDWRDAIYRHMGHPELEDLLDGKAWLVKHHHVDPQRVGVYGGSYGGFMTEMALLRAPGEFAAGAALRPPSDWTSYNDGYTSDILNTPQLDPEAYKVSSPIEYAKNLQDPLLIMHGLIDNNVMPGDSIRLYQRFIELHKDNFWMSLYPMERHAFEHADDWYDEYRRIHELFTQYVKDRH